Genomic window (Cryptococcus deuterogattii R265 chromosome 7, complete sequence):
AAGGATATAATAGAGTCGGGTTCCTGTAGttatttctttctttccttccataTAACCCTAAATGCAAGTCCCGAAGAGGTATAACCCGCCCACCAGGCCCAACAACATTTGGAAAACATCCAATCCATCCACAAGCCTACTACCTAGCTACACTTAGCTACCCAGACACCTAGACCTAGACACCTTAGTTTTTTTGCTCtattctttcctctttttctcccctggtttctccctctctttccgaCTCCCGACCTGCGCCACACAGCCTAAGGTTGGACCGTGGCAACAGCGGCGAACGGTCCGGTGAAGACACGATTGGACGTTAGTGTACTTTGTCTTATCTCTGCCACTGACGTAGAATTGGCCACTTCCTTGCTGCTATGCAATACTACGCTTTAAAGGAATGTGGAACTAGTACCCATCAGTTACAAAGGCGCTTAGTTGTAACTgatttttcttcttggttCCTTCACCTACTGAAGATCTCTGCCAAAGATTCGATTCATGCATATCGCAGCCACAAGTCAcaatctcttcccacaTTCTTAGCTTCTTATCCCTGAGTTTTCAATCCAGATATATGAGCCGTAACCGCAAAGTCCTCCAAGCTTGGCGTTAATAAGGTGACAATGAAACAACGAAGCACCCATCAATCATCCACAGCATCATGTATATCTTCATCcgttctctctttcttcctctgggCATTTCTCGGCGCCATATACATATCCGCTCTTGGCTGCAAGTACCCAAAAgttttttccctcttgaTCCGATCCCAGATATCCTTATTAAAGGACGACCAGCATGACGATCCTCACGCTGATGCATGCCATCGACGAACATCATGACTGTCAGGTCTATCTTCGTCTATTTCGTTGCCTTCGCAGTAGTTGGGTTCGTTCGTGGCCAAATAAtagcggaagaggagcatGACCATGATCAtcatgatcatcatcatgatcATGACCACCAAGACGACGCAGTGGTGACGGACGCTGCGACTCACGACGCTCATGCCGGACATACTCATGCGCATAGTAGCTCAGGCTGCGGTGTGACAGAGCTTCAAAACTATAACCTTGCACTCCATATCGCTGCTGTCTTTGTAATGTTGGTGGCGTCAGCTTTAGGAGTCTTTCTCCCAGTCATATTGGGCAAACTGGGCCCTAGAAACAAGTTATTCGGATCGCTTTTTTCCATTCTGAAATACTTCGGATCTGGGATCATTATTAGTTTAGCGTAAGTGCACTAATAGCCTTGTCGGATTATTCACTGATGTCTATGTCCTAGATTTGTTCACTTATTAATCcatgccttcttcaatctcacaAGGTAGGCATCAAAGTACTCTCATCTGGCCAGAATGAAACCATTGACGACGACTGTACTAGCGCATGCGTGGGAGATATGGACTATGAGTCTGTTGCCCCTGCGATCGCCATGGCAACTGTTATCGTAGTCTGGCTCGTCGACTTTTTTGGCTCTCGCTACGTGGGTCAAACAGACAATAACTTTCATAATCCGCGACTCACTGCAGTTTGTAGATTGCACGTCAGAATTCGTGCTTGCCAGAGGGTGATCGAAACATCAcggctgcttcttcctcatacCCCGTAAGCCAGGGGGAGAAAAAAATCGATGGCATATCAACCCCAATGACAGAACTGGCTTGCTGCGGTCCCAACAAGTCGAAAGTAACTCCCTTTGACGGTGCTGCTAAAACGGCGCATTGGAATGTACAACTCTTGGAATATGGTGTTATCTTTCACTCTATAATGATCGGCGTATCGCTAGGGGCTATGGGCACTGGGTTTAACACCACTTTTGCCGGTAAGTTTTTTCTTCGGCTGACCGGAAAGGAAATTGCTTAAGAGCGTTGGCAGCTCTAGTTTTCCAC
Coding sequences:
- a CDS encoding solute carrier family 39 (zinc transporter) member 1/2/3, with amino-acid sequence MTVRSIFVYFVAFAVVGFVRGQIIAEEEHDHDHHDHHHDHDHQDDAVVTDAATHDAHAGHTHAHSSSGCGVTELQNYNLALHIAAVFVMLVASALGVFLPVILGKLGPRNKLFGSLFSILKYFGSGIIISLAFVHLLIHAFFNLTSACVGDMDYESVAPAIAMATVIVVWLVDFFGSRYIARQNSCLPEGDRNITAASSSYPVSQGEKKIDGISTPMTELACCGPNKSKVTPFDGAAKTAHWNVQLLEYGVIFHSIMIGVSLGAMGTGFNTTFAALVFHQLFEGLGLGARIAMLVWPPGVSSTIKKWAMCLAYALVTPVGIAIGIGVHESINMNGRAILLSTGILDSISAGILLYGGLCQLLYREWVVGDMRDASTGEIIVALVSLFLGLFAMSFIGKWI